DNA from Alnus glutinosa chromosome 2, dhAlnGlut1.1, whole genome shotgun sequence:
ATTATGGAAAAGTTTATTTGTCCGTTCTATgaattttttcttccaaaattgtTAATATTGGAAAAGATACTTTCTATTTTGGTTCTAATGAACTGGAAGCTTGACTTACCATGTCATTCTTTATGGATGCAGGCTAATTCACATTATTTTGCCATCATTGAGCAGGTAAACTGAAAGCTTTTCTTTCCTATCATAGTCGTTACAATTGTATATGTTTCTTAGGTTTTCTACTGCTAGATAtgtgttgagcattcttcatgGACATGTGTACTTTCATTCATTAATTGCAGTTCTGATTATTTAGGTAATTAACATTTGGTTCAGGGCATCTTCAGGTTgacatatatttctttttattattattagtagtaATATGGAAATCTTTATTAGCAAAAGGAGAGACCTAAGTATATataaagtatacaaaaagtTTTTATTGACATATTTCGTAACATAATATTCCTCAAGGGCGTCAAATTATTTCTGGAATGATTGTTTCAACCCCTCGTTCTCTCTAATAAGTCAAAAGTTAAATAATGTAAAGTTCCGATGCCAGGACTGAAGACCTATTAAtggtaattctagaattttgtttctttggattttttttttttaaatgctctCTGTATGGTTTGAGAGAATCACTTGATAGAGCCCGCCaagtaaatttattaattatgaaataCATTCTTTTGGTTTTATGTTGTGCTTTTAATTTGTTCATGATCTGATGCTGGGTTTGTTGGACTACTGCTCATACATTGTGAGATCATCTTGctgtatttattttgttatgatGTTATAAATCTATAttacttattacttatcaaaaaaaaaaaaaaaatctatattctTTTAGTCTCTTGTTATAATTCTCCTCTTCTGTGGGATAGGTCTTGTGAACCATTAATAACTTCGTAACTCAATTAACAGGTGAGGGTAGTGAGTAAGACCATTTTAGTTTTGggtattattatgtttttgtaGTGTTGTATGTTACATTATATGCTGTTGTGTGTTTGGTTATCCAAGTGCTTTGTTTAAAAATGTATAAACATACTTTCATGTAATATCCCATACACAAATTTGCATGGTGGGGACTATCCATATAATGTTCCTGAGCTAATCTCCATGGTCAAGGAATCAATCtgctgtgtgtgtgtggttGTCTTATTTCATTCAGGAATGGGTCTCGAGTTTCTTATCCCATTTTGAGTTGCTACTCTGCTCTTTGTTCAATTTGTGTATCAGATAGCAGAGGGGAATATGTGGTTGAACGACACAATTGGGGTTGTTCCAAAAAATGCTTGGGCTATAGATCCATTTGGTTACTCGCCTACCATGGCATATCTTCTTCGTCGTATGGGTTTTGAGAACATGCTTATCCAGAGGACCCATTATGAGCTGAAGAAGGAACTTGCACAGCATAAGAATTTGGAATACATATGGCGTCAGAGCTGGGACACTGAGGAAACTACTGACATTTTTGTTCACATGATGCCCTTTTATTCATATGATATTCCACATACTTGTGGGCCAGAGCCTGCTATTTGTTGTCAGTTTGACTTTGCTCGAACGCATGGCTTTACTTATGAACTTTGCCCATGGGGACAGCATCCAGTGGAGACCAATCGGGAAAATGTTCAGGAGAGGGCAGAAAAACTACTCGATCAATATAAGAAGAAATCAACCTTATACCGGACAAATACACTTCTTGTTCCTCTGGGAGATGATTTCCGTTACATCAGCACCGATGAAGCAGAAGCCCAGTTTAGGAACTACCAAATGTTATTTGATTATATCAATTCCAATCCGAGTTTAAATGCGGAGGCGAAGTTTGGTACTTTGGGAGACTACTTTGAAACCTTACGTGAGGAGGCTGACAGAATAAATTATTCATTTCCTGGTGAGGTTGGATCTGGTCAGGTTGGAGGTTTTCCTTCTTTATCAGGTGACTTCTTTACCTATGCCGATAGGGAACGGGACTATTGGAGTGGCTATTATGTTTCAAGGCCTTTCTTCAAGGCTGTTGATCGGGTACTAGAGCAAACGCTACGTGCCACAGAAATGATGATAGCTTTATTACTCGGGTATTGCCAGAGATCACAATGTGAAAAGTTACCCACAGGGTTTTCCTACAAGTTGACAGCGGCAAGAAGAAACTTAGCTCTTTTCCAGCATCATGATGGGGTCACAGGTACTGCTAAGGATCACGTGGTTCAGGACTATGGATCTCGGATGCATACTTCTTTGCAGGATTTGCAGTTTTTCATGTCTAAAGGTATAGAAGTTCTGCTTGGTATCCGCCATGAAAAATCTGATCAAAACCCTTCTCAGTTTGAGCAAGAACAGGTGAGATCTAAATATGATGCTCAGCCAGTGCATAAGGCAGTCAGTGCTCGTGAAGGAACTTCTCACTCAGTGGTGTTTTTTAATCCTTTGGAGCAAACAAGAGAAGAAGTTGTGATGGTTTTAgtcaacaggccagatgttacTGTTTTGGACTCAAACTGGACATGTGTTCCGAGCCAAATTTCTCCTGAATTGCAGTACGACAACAGCAAGATTTTTACTGGGAAGCATCGTGTCCACTGGAAAGTTTCTGTTCCTGCCCTGGGGCTGCAAACATATTACATTGCTAATGGCTTTGTTGGATGTGAGAAGGCAAAACCAGCAAAACTAAGATTTTTCTCGAAGTCTACTTCGTTACCTTGTCCCACTCCATATGCTTGCTCAAAAGCAGAAGGTGATGTAGCTGAAATCCAGAACCGGCATCAAACGCTCAACTTCGATGTGAGGCACGGTTGTTTACAGAAAATAAGCTTTAAAAATGGCTCCCAAAGTGTTGTGGGTGAAGAAATCAGTATGTACTCTAGTTGGGGAAGCGGGGCTTACCTATTCAAACCCAATGGTGATGCACAATCTATTATCGAAGCTGGTGGGCATATGGTGATCACCGAGGGCCCTTTGATGCAGGAAGTATTCTCTTATCCCAGGACAGCATGGGAGAAAACCCCCATCTCCCATAGCACTCGTGTATATAATGGAGATAACACTATACAGGAGTTGCTAGTTGAGAAGGAATATCATGTTGAGCTTCTTGGCCAGGATTTTAATGACAAGGAATTAATAGTTAGATACAAGAcagatattgataacaaaagGATTTTTTACTCTGATCTAAATGGCTTCCAGATGAGCCGCAGAGAAACGTATGATAAGATCCCATTGCAGGGAAATTACTACCCTATGCCCTCTCTTGCATTCATGCAAGGATCCAATGGCCAGCGGTTTTCTGTTCACACTCGGCAGTCATTGGGTGTGGCGAGCCTTAAAGAAGGATGGTTAGAGATTATGCTTGACCGCCGATTGGTAAGAGATGATGGGCGTGGTCTTGGGCAGGGAGTGATGGATAATCGTCCAATGAATGTAGTCTTCCACATCCTTGTGGAATCCAACATTTCCTCCACTCCAAGCTCAGTTTCCAAGTCTTTTCCCTTAAGCCCCTCTCTCCTTTCTCATTGCGTTGGTGCTCATTTGAACTATCCATTACATGCATTCATTGCAAAGAAGCCGCAGGAATTATCTGTGCAGCCGCCCCCAAGATCCTTCTCCCCTTTAGCTGCTCCCTTTCCATGTGACTTGCACATTGTGAGCTTCAAGGTCCCTCGGcctttaaaatattctcaacaGCCAGTTGAAGATTCTAGGTTCGTTCTAATCTTACAGAGGCGTCATTGGGATTCTTCATACTGTCGGAAGGGCAGATCACAGTGCACTCGTGTTGCTGATGAGCCTGTGAATCTGTTCTACATATTCAAGGGACTTGCAGTATTGAATGCGAGAGCAACTTCTTTGAATCTTTTGCATGAAGAGACGGATATTCTTGGATACAGCGAGCAGGTTGGAGATGTTGCCCTAGATGGACATGTCCTCATCTCTCCCATGGAAATACAGGCTTACAAGTTGGACCTACGGCCGCACCAATGAATAGACACTGATTTTCCTGATGCTAGTTGTTCTGGGTCTGTGAAGAATGATTCTAGATATAACACCATCAACTTCAAAGGATGAATTGTCGATGGTCTGCCATCTCACTGAAAAATCTGAATATGTCAAAGCTGGCTTTGGGCAGAGGGTTTTTAGAAGGGGCAGGACGTTGTCAATGAACTGGGTGGGTGACCCTTGCTGAGGAGGTTGATTTAACCATATCCGCTTGATATTTTTTGGTGCCAAATTGCTGTCACAAGATACATGATAGAAATTCATATCTGTGACTCGTTTGTAAGTACTCGGATACAGTAGCATCTATGTTTACCTCTTTTGCAACTACGATAAACTCTGAATATGGTCGAATTTTCCCTGAATATATTTTGCTTGAGGTCGAAGTAGCCAGCGTTCATAAATGGAGAGTAAAAAGATCATGTCAATGCTGAGTTTTTTTCCCCcattaaattgaaagaaattgcTACCATGTTTTTACAACTGCATGAATGATTAGTAGTAATAAAATGGAATTTCATTCGTGAACTCACACGAAATTAATGGGTTAGAGTTTAGATttttaacccgtttaattaaatgggccTTGTGTTTTTACAATTGCATGGATGATTAGTAGTAATAAAATGGAATTTCATTTGCGTACTCGCACAAAATTAATGGTTTAGAGTTGAGATttttaacccatttaattaaatgggccgCGTGTTTTTACAACTGCATGGATGATTAGTAGTAATAAAATGGAATTTCATTTGCGAACTCACACGAGATTAATGGGTTAGAGTTGAGATttttaacccgtttaattaaatgagtcgcgTTAGAGTTAACTTATACAATTTTATACTTATATCTTGACATGATCCAAACTCAATGCACAACATTTAAGCTGacaaattttgacacgacctgcaAACTCGATACGAAATTAGTGAGTTAAGagtgaatttttttcttcttcttgacaaCCAATTGGCACGGATTCGATCAATTAAAATTTCCAATTGACGAAATTACAGTGCCATCAAGAAGGCTTGAATGGCATTGTTTCAGGAGGCAACTGAACTGAAAACATGAATGTTCAGTTAAGATTAGATTTCACTTGAGACGGGTAGGAGATTAATTAGAATGTGATCCATTCTCAGATATCAGAAACCAAGTTGGCAGAAAAATCAGAGAACTCTctcttattcaaaataattatCAAGTCTAAAAATGAGCAATCAGCTGACATCTCAATTAACATGGCTGGCAAAAAATGTTGTCTACTTGTTCCTGTAGCTCAATTATACAGTTTCACTGTGAAAacaagagtaaaaaaaaaaaaaaacaaaacaaaacaaaagtaggAGGCATTGTGGAATCTATCATAAAATGATCTCCTCCTGTACACTAACATTAAGAGTCTTATTTGGCAGAACAATGCTGTTTATCACCACAACTTCATCCTCCACTGTCACTGCTTCACCTGCATAAAAGATAAACCAAAACCAACATTGGTCCAAGCACAATAGAATTTCTGGCTTTGAAAATTGTCATATTCAAATATAGGACAAAAACAAGATGCATACCAAGGATCGTGATTCCGAGCTTTGCATTGTAGTCTCCATCAGCCTGAACCAGTCAGTAGGCAATGTgggttttgtcaaaattttgaaGGGATTAAATGGTTTGTTGATATGCACAAGAGTGAGACAATTGTCAGGTGCTTGAGCGCATGACAATCACAACAACATTGCTAATTAACCAATTCTTTTGAATCAACCCTTAATTGTATTTAAAGGCACGTTAGGTATATACTTCAATAATAATTCCTTAGGAATAGGAGTGAGGTGACAACACatgaatatccaatttttcTCACTggaattgaatcaaatttcCAAAAATACCTAGTTTTAAACATGATTTCctcaaaaaacttttttttttcctggaaaccaaaaattttaaaaagaatttcattcccatgggtggccgaccacccctgGTTGCTCTGTTagggtggctgaccacccccagccacccatggagtgatttttttattttttatttttggttcccagagaaaaatatgttttttttttgggaaaatgtTATATTCTATTCCgagggaatagctatttctctcattttctagaggaatagctattcactAGTAATAATGTGCAACCAAacaatggaatggctattcctagGTCCATTCTTGTGTACCAAACATAACCCAAGTGTAAACTTTGACTCAAAGGTCAAAATGAAGCTTCCTTTATTCAACCTTCTTCAAAACATCTTTTTTCTATTAACtgaaagtttttcttttctctacaATAAACATTAGAAGCCTCCTCAAATGATCCTAGGGAA
Protein-coding regions in this window:
- the LOC133859778 gene encoding alpha-mannosidase 2, which encodes MAFSTRRGGWAQSLLPFSAPPNPKSKHPRKSRRRLALRDFIFTNFFTIGLTISLFFFLIVVLRYGVPRPISSHFKSRPPRFPKPRKTVNRKSDALNNTVLSSTVDITTKELYDRIEFLDIDGGPWKQGWRVSYKGNEWDSEKLKVFVVPHSHNDPGWKLTVEEYYERQSRLILDTIVETLSKDARRKFIWEEMSYLERWWRDASETKRESFVNLVKNGQVEIVGGGWVMNDEANSHYFAIIEQIAEGNMWLNDTIGVVPKNAWAIDPFGYSPTMAYLLRRMGFENMLIQRTHYELKKELAQHKNLEYIWRQSWDTEETTDIFVHMMPFYSYDIPHTCGPEPAICCQFDFARTHGFTYELCPWGQHPVETNRENVQERAEKLLDQYKKKSTLYRTNTLLVPLGDDFRYISTDEAEAQFRNYQMLFDYINSNPSLNAEAKFGTLGDYFETLREEADRINYSFPGEVGSGQVGGFPSLSGDFFTYADRERDYWSGYYVSRPFFKAVDRVLEQTLRATEMMIALLLGYCQRSQCEKLPTGFSYKLTAARRNLALFQHHDGVTGTAKDHVVQDYGSRMHTSLQDLQFFMSKGIEVLLGIRHEKSDQNPSQFEQEQVRSKYDAQPVHKAVSAREGTSHSVVFFNPLEQTREEVVMVLVNRPDVTVLDSNWTCVPSQISPELQYDNSKIFTGKHRVHWKVSVPALGLQTYYIANGFVGCEKAKPAKLRFFSKSTSLPCPTPYACSKAEGDVAEIQNRHQTLNFDVRHGCLQKISFKNGSQSVVGEEISMYSSWGSGAYLFKPNGDAQSIIEAGGHMVITEGPLMQEVFSYPRTAWEKTPISHSTRVYNGDNTIQELLVEKEYHVELLGQDFNDKELIVRYKTDIDNKRIFYSDLNGFQMSRRETYDKIPLQGNYYPMPSLAFMQGSNGQRFSVHTRQSLGVASLKEGWLEIMLDRRLVRDDGRGLGQGVMDNRPMNVVFHILVESNISSTPSSVSKSFPLSPSLLSHCVGAHLNYPLHAFIAKKPQELSVQPPPRSFSPLAAPFPCDLHIVSFKVPRPLKYSQQPVEDSRFVLILQRRHWDSSYCRKGRSQCTRVADEPVNLFYIFKGLAVLNARATSLNLLHEETDILGYSEQVGDVALDGHVLISPMEIQAYKLDLRPHQ